Proteins encoded in a region of the Planococcus citri chromosome 1, ihPlaCitr1.1, whole genome shotgun sequence genome:
- the LOC135849634 gene encoding uncharacterized protein LOC135849634: protein MSTSNSSEPMQEDLLQEDSFFSHIPLPSLQQLASVQVVLPMLCEHFSRKKYIFSPDYSTLKFDLCRVVESLKTSQTIEKILTKAADKIAKALDIWMKHFESRDFTSATLEYCDISINPNWCVWLPSGEIDYKQTADEMLSSCELDETQKFAIMCAYCLEDKIKAFDLSSLPEYSIKKMNLKRDFLIAYWIFSLKNKLHDLFAGISGSFDAAMANQCDGEHAFKYFWNRLGNADRISVAKHQISRFGTPDGHTYFCQDQLFSMMTSAEQLHLLWMVPDEIIINFWLLVKSPSLVRWAWKYSKNAMTAKRFARVVQKIFKARIGFDKDMQLLIDVWDTAPIQFKTYAAKLLVNEIFSPSQFGSCMSIPEYSDFEEDGLTFNEAASKYAKKEYALKFLQKFLSLVNADTRRQLMLKNAIAFGMKIHDPRLMTDVICLCLPSSEDQLLYKKKIMDSPTMSEHWAKDLHRRNGIEDFKSQLEVYSTDVKAAQEVTKRVLQSKSLNRSYLFSNADDCSKMSKFIDETFHDDPKSASNLKKQLISSPFTSCKDYFDWNQKDEKIDAMMKIAEQVFTPKELAVEKRRIAQARKTKLQKREFCWEWFEINYFSKLMTWCFGDGEALLKFKKSFSIDKIFHHVIDEVNLFYCEESEFEDHLLHRLDDFFNWIFPSAEEKTKYKLNRLETVDLNEFAMFSSLVDDDEFEYLPELVGWFYDVKPVPSEVIDEFKAKIKERC from the coding sequence atgagtACAAGCAACTCATCCGAACCGATGCAGGAAGATTTACTTCAGGAAGACAGTTTCTTCTCTCACATTCCGCTACCAAGCTTACAGCAGTTGGCATCCGTTCAAGTAGTTCTGCCAATGCTGTGTGAGCACTTTTCACGAAAGAAGTACATTTTCTCTCCTGATTATAGtactttgaagtttgatttgTGTAGAGTGGTGGAATCTTTGAAAACATCtcaaactattgaaaaaatacttacgaaAGCGGCGGATAAGATTGCTAAAGCATTGGATATATGGATGAAACATTTTGAATCTCGTGACTTTACATCTGCCACTTTGGAATATTGCGATATCTCTATTAACCCGAACTGGTGCGTTTGGCTTCCCAGCGGCGAGATCGATTATAAACAGACTGCTGACGAGATGTTATCTTCTTGCGAACTGGATGAAACGCAAAAATTCGCTATCATGTGTGCATATTGCTTAGAAGACAAAATCAAAGCGTTCGATTTAAGTTCGCTTCCTGAGtattctatcaaaaaaatgaacctgaAACGTGACTTTTTAATCGCTTATTGGatcttttcgttgaaaaataaattgcacGACCTCTTCGCTGGCATTTCCGGTTCCTTTGATGCAGCGATGGCCAATCAGTGCGATGGTGAGCACGcgttcaagtatttttggaatcgtttgGGTAATGCAGATCGAATTTCAGTTGCTAAACACCAAATCAGTCGTTTCGGTACTCCTGATGGTCACACATATTTTTGCCAAGATCAATTATTTTCCATGATGACGTCCGCTGAGCAACTTCATCTGTTGTGGATGGTACCCGATGagattataataaatttttggctCTTGGTGAAATCACCTTCGCTTGTACGTTGGGCGtggaaatattcgaaaaatgcGATGACTGCTAAACGATTTGCCAGAGTagtgcaaaaaatattcaaagctAGAATCGGGTTCGATAAAGATATGCAGTTGCTCATAGACGTATGGGATACAGCTCCCATCCAGTTCAAGACGTATGCAGCTAAGCTCCTagtaaatgagattttttcaccatctcaGTTTGGCAGTTGCATGTCAATACCTGAGTATTCGGATTTCGAGGAAGATGGTCTTACTTTTAACGAAGCAGCGTCAAAGTATGCGAAGAAAGAATACGCTCTGaagtttttgcaaaagtttTTATCGCTAGTAAACGCGGATACTCGAAGACAGTTGATGCTGAAGAATGCGATCGCATTCGGCATGAAAATTCACGATCCTCGTTTGATGACTGATGTAATCTGCTTATGTTTGCCAAGCTCGGAAGATCAATtgctgtataaaaaaaaaattatggattcGCCCACAATGAGCGAACATTGGGCAAAAGACCTTCATCGCAGAAATGGTATAGAAGATTTCAAGTCCCAATTGGAAGTTTATTCAACCGACGTAAAAGCTGCTCAAGAAGTCACGAAGCGAGTACTGCAGTCGAAATCTCTAAATAGAAGTTATTTGTTTTCCAATGCCGATGATTGTagtaaaatgagtaaatttatcGATGAGACTTTCCACGACGATCCGAAGTCGGCTTCGAATTTGAAGAAACAACTGATTTCCTCCCCTTTCACTAGTTGCAAGGATTATTTTGATTGGAACCAAAAGGACGAGAAGATCGATGCGATGATGAAAATTGCCGAACAGGTTTTTACTCCTAAAGAGCTTGCAGTGGAAAAGCGACGTATTGCTCAAGCTCGCAAAACGAAATTACAAAAACGCGAATTTTGTTGGGAATGGTTCGAGATAAATTATTTCAGTAAATTGATGACGTGGTGTTTCGGTGACGGAGAAGCCTTACTGAAATTTAAGAAAAGTTTTTCTATCGATAAAATCTTCCATCATGTAATTGACGAAGTGAACCTGTTCTATTGCGAAGAATCCGAGTTTGAAGACCATTTGTTGCATcgacttgatgatttttttaattggatTTTCCCCAGTGCCGAAGAAAAGACTAAATATAAATTGAATAGATTGGAGACGGTGGATTTGAATGAATTCGCTATGTTTTCAAGTCTTGTAGATGATGACGAATTCGAGTATTTGCCAGAGTTGGTAGGTTGGTTTTACGATGTGAAACCAGTCCCATCTGAGGTGATTGATGAATTCAAGGCGAAAATCAAAGAAAGATGTTAA